DNA from Bacteroidota bacterium:
TGAAGATCAATATATTTCTACTGATGATAATGTTGTTGGTCTCGATTGATAATATCCTTTATTAGGCTTTGCTTTTGCTGCGGTTCATATCGTGGATCTTTTTCAGTTGCAGCATTACATAAACAATGGTAATCCAAACCCCGCCGGTTATACCTGCATAGGAAAGGAGAACCCACCAGGGGACGTAGGCATTGTCTTTCCAAAGTGCTCTTTCCTCTGTCCAATAAGATCCCTTTGTTAATCCCCAGTTTATGTTTTCCTGAAGTTCCAGAGGGTTGAATTCCATATCTTCCAGCCTTACAATCACGGTCAGCATACCTTCAGTGTCCCCGGGAAGGTCATCCGGGAAAGTGATGGTTACCGTCCCCTGTTCGTTGGTATACGTGCGGTCGCCGCCTATCCTGAGGTCTCCGAAAAGCCTTTTCACGAAGAAGCCCACCTTCATTTCACCGGCAGGCACTTCGCTGCTGTCTTCCAGGATTTCATAAACCATAGCCGTAACCTCATTCAGGCTATCGCCCTCGGTGAAGACGAGTTTCATGACCGCGTTC
Protein-coding regions in this window:
- a CDS encoding cytochrome c, which produces MNKHHSDIISVFSGFRLILFSVLIFASLFLLAQSADFPPWPVPDEANEITNPVPADKKSLEEGMAYYNINCKACHGDFGLGDGVIPAANLVSKATQDQSDGAWFYKLQEGRGQMPSFRTAKETDLWNVINYMRSLATPREEIVRKNAVMKLVFTEGDSLNEVTAMVYEILEDSSEVPAGEMKVGFFVKRLFGDLRIGGDRTYTNEQGTVTITFPDDLPGDTEGMLTVIVRLEDMEFNPLELQENINWGLTKGSYWTEERALWKDNAYVPWWVLLSYAGITGGVWITIVYVMLQLKKIHDMNRSKSKA